A genomic window from Neoarius graeffei isolate fNeoGra1 chromosome 5, fNeoGra1.pri, whole genome shotgun sequence includes:
- the cdca3 gene encoding cell division cycle-associated protein 3: MGTSESKMAVASTPKPEPIHRLKTRHFNQLVDPRSPSCGINRTPIQVNGTPLTVQEVQEARPVHVDPRSPTVGIVRTPLKDSMKVAVSSLARRLSTFFLNDVMVGDSASTPLPTAPLKQNSLPTVEQQDEVNSKEPLLPPHSHDSLSVSTTDCPSTPADFSSSVGYGSFSSSLFVVVGEAPVEVGVDTDLDEVEEAVLLGQSPLKRELSLSMLGCREGVYSPEFFPSVEERPSTPLPPLDSRQDMDHSYAVPCVACMPVQSTPVQEAILSPRTADAPQSPEQACFIEEIPVLPEQGLKSSEKSKLNNSEAAKSEVLPSAVEVPRFDTCSPSQAVFKPQWLGVGFGATGVRARGVKSRVRGPSSPLSTCRPANDENENKVVLKQKQRGISTLIGEGRSPLQILKETNSPRSNNTQMKLKGSTPEKQRFSQMDRRALVLSLSKENQ; this comes from the exons ATGGGTACCAGTGAGAGcaagatggctgtggcatcgACACCCAAGCCAGAGCCAATCCATCGGCTTAAGACTCGACACTTCAACCAGCTTGTAGATCCTCGATCTCCGTCCTGTGGGATCAACCGCACACCTATCCAG GTGAATGGCACGCCCTTGACAGTCCAAGAAGTTCAAGAAGCTAGACCGGTGCATGTTGATCCACGGTCACCTACAGTTGGCATTGTTCGCACTCCACTAAAGGATAGTATGAAAG TAGCGGTCAGCTCACTGGCTCGTCGGCTGAGCACGTTCTTCCTTAATGATGTGATGGTTGGTGACTCTGCCTCCACTCCACTCCCCACTGCGCCCTTGAAGCAAAACAGTCTGCCTACTGTAGAACAGCAGGATGAGGTGAACTCCAAAGAGCCTCTCCTCCCACCTCATTCCCACGACTCGCTCAGCGTGTCAACTACCGACTGTCCGTCTACTCCGGCAGATTTCAGCTCTTCCGTGGGTTATGGATCCTTCTCCAGCAGTCTGTTTGTGGTGGTCGGTGAGGCTCCCGTTGAGGTCGGGGTGGATACTGACCTTGATGAGGTTGAAGAAGCTGTCCTCCTGGGCCAGTCCCCCCTTAAACGGGAGCTCAGCCTCAGCATGCTCGGCTGCCGCGAGGGTGTTTACTCGCCCGAGTTTTTCCCCTCAGTCGAGGAGCGTCCTTCAACTCCTCTTCCTCCTTTGGACAGCAGGCAAGATATGGATCACTCCTACGCGGTTCCTTGCGTCGCCTGTATGCCTGTCCAGTCTACTCCTGTCCAAGAAGCCATCTTATCACCAAGGACTGCTGACGCTCCGCAGTCACCTGAGCAAGCG TGTTTCATAGAAGAAATCCCTGTACTGCCAGAGCAAGGTCTGAAATCATCCGAGAAGTCAAAGCTGAACAATTCTGAAGCAGCCAAGAGTGAAGTCCTACCGTCTGCTGTAGAAGTCCCCAGGTTTGACACCTGCAGCCCAAGCCAGGCTGTGTTTAAGCCCCAGTGGCTGGGTGTGGGATTTGGAGCGACAGGTGTCCGTGCTAGAGGAGTTAAGAGCCGGGTTCGAGGACCCTCTTCCCCGCTGTCCACCTGCAGACCAGCTAATGATGAGAATGAGAATAAGGTTGTGCTCAAACAGAAGCAGAGAG GCATCTCTACTCTGATTGGAGAAGGCAGATCCCCTCTGCAGATCCTCAAGGAAACCAATTCACCTAGAAGCAACAATACACAG ATGAAGCTGAAGGGTTCTACTCCGGAGAAACAGAGGTTTAGCCAGATGGACAGAAGAGCTCTCGTTCTTTCTCTCAGTAAAGAGAACCAGTAG